A section of the Chitinivibrionales bacterium genome encodes:
- a CDS encoding glycoside hydrolase family 88 protein: MKRFVSAISLLIVLIMSNSVFADEFSLDSIKSIMRKVANYTFTTWGGGTAAGINHDWDGGTIMTGVVGLYRTTGEQQWLDSIDKWGNRWNWTWGGGTGDNLCCIQGFCERYIVDSVPANASKYAVSKTALDGILKSPVNHLFGWQDAVYMGLPDFSMMGYITGIPMYYDSLNVMFRGAEKDFQDTVYKLWYWNTSASFKTTPQGHPQFWGPGNAWVLGGMVRALKYMPQGSKYRPAWEATFKMFCDTIRSKQQPDGFWRTSLFEPTEFPNPESSCTAFFIYAMSLGVQWGLLDANTFVPTIRKGWSSLVKVVTPAGMVGYGQPWSNQPGSPEAWTSIPEGHGAFLLAGEGVSIIVSMATAINGITAMKTPGAQGSGTLVALSETRKCITLPAGASGFEMYNVNGARIWKSERCVGKVQFLPSSVAKGGVCFIKFLR, from the coding sequence ATGAAACGTTTCGTTTCCGCAATCAGCCTGCTCATTGTTCTTATCATGTCGAACTCCGTCTTTGCCGACGAGTTTTCCCTCGACAGCATAAAGAGCATCATGCGCAAGGTGGCGAACTACACGTTCACCACGTGGGGCGGCGGCACCGCCGCGGGCATCAACCACGACTGGGACGGCGGCACCATTATGACCGGCGTCGTGGGGCTGTACCGCACCACCGGGGAGCAGCAGTGGCTCGACAGCATTGACAAATGGGGAAACCGCTGGAACTGGACCTGGGGCGGCGGCACCGGCGACAACCTGTGCTGCATCCAGGGGTTCTGCGAGCGGTACATCGTCGATTCGGTCCCGGCCAATGCATCAAAGTATGCCGTATCAAAGACCGCCCTCGACGGCATCCTCAAGTCGCCGGTCAACCACCTTTTCGGATGGCAGGACGCGGTGTACATGGGACTGCCGGATTTTTCCATGATGGGATACATTACCGGAATTCCGATGTATTATGATTCCCTCAACGTCATGTTCCGCGGCGCGGAAAAGGATTTTCAGGACACCGTGTACAAGCTCTGGTACTGGAACACCTCAGCCTCGTTTAAAACCACCCCGCAGGGACATCCCCAGTTCTGGGGCCCCGGCAATGCCTGGGTGCTGGGCGGAATGGTGCGCGCGCTCAAGTACATGCCGCAGGGATCCAAATACCGTCCGGCCTGGGAAGCGACGTTCAAGATGTTCTGCGACACCATCCGCAGCAAGCAGCAGCCCGACGGTTTCTGGCGCACGAGCCTGTTCGAGCCCACCGAATTCCCCAACCCCGAATCGAGTTGCACCGCGTTCTTCATTTACGCCATGTCACTCGGCGTCCAGTGGGGCTTGCTTGACGCGAACACCTTTGTGCCGACCATCCGCAAGGGCTGGTCCTCTCTTGTCAAGGTGGTCACCCCCGCCGGCATGGTCGGCTACGGCCAGCCGTGGAGCAACCAGCCCGGCAGCCCGGAGGCGTGGACATCCATCCCCGAGGGCCACGGCGCGTTTCTTTTGGCGGGGGAGGGCGTGTCGATCATCGTCTCGATGGCGACCGCCATCAACGGCATTACCGCCATGAAGACACCGGGCGCGCAGGGTTCCGGAACTCTTGTTGCTTTGTCGGAAACGCGAAAATGTATAACGCTTCCTGCCGGGGCAAGCGGATTTGAAATGTATAATGTAAACGGGGCCAGGATTTGGAAAAGCGAACGGTGCGTCGGTAAAGTTCAGTTTCTTCCCTCCTCAGTCGCAAAGGGAGGCGTTTGTTTTATAAAATTCCTGCGATGA
- a CDS encoding YhcH/YjgK/YiaL family protein, whose translation MAAGKYGLDGDSIFALVQEYATQPKEAKKAEAHLKYIDVQFVYQGIETAGFAPADPAAEIMEDLASKKDMITYKSVPHETSIILAEGMYAILFPGEIHRPRCNYLKESKVRKVVLKVAMDLMR comes from the coding sequence ATGGCGGCTGGCAAATACGGATTGGATGGCGATTCCATTTTCGCGCTTGTCCAGGAATATGCCACCCAGCCCAAGGAAGCAAAAAAAGCCGAAGCCCATCTCAAATACATCGATGTCCAATTTGTGTATCAGGGGATCGAGACCGCCGGATTCGCTCCGGCGGATCCGGCGGCGGAAATCATGGAGGATCTTGCCAGCAAAAAAGACATGATCACCTACAAATCGGTTCCTCATGAAACTTCAATAATTCTGGCCGAGGGAATGTACGCAATACTGTTCCCCGGCGAAATCCACCGGCCGCGATGCAATTATCTGAAAGAATCAAAGGTGAGAAAAGTGGTTCTTAAGGTCGCTATGGACCTGATGCGGTAA
- a CDS encoding TIGR02147 family protein → MKPIFEYLDYRRYLLDYYNEKKRKNPRFSYQTWAYSAGFRSKSYFPELISGKKSAGDDAVGSIARSIGLEGKTFAYFEALVAYNQAKIHEQSLRAWARLNDFNRRSSARLLMRDQHDFYRQWYHHTVRELIVMNDIGGDWKRLASLVVPAITPRQAKASVKLLLRLGLVQKKGKRYELTDAVVTSGDEVKSVAVAEFHLQNLDIAKKAVKEIPASERDVSCVAASLSKQGYAEVKEEVRKFREKLVSIVEKDREQERVYHVNVQLYPTSAAGKEEHRP, encoded by the coding sequence ATGAAGCCAATCTTTGAATACCTGGATTATAGAAGATATTTGCTCGATTACTATAACGAGAAAAAGCGTAAAAACCCCCGTTTTTCCTACCAAACGTGGGCCTATTCTGCCGGGTTCCGGTCGAAGAGCTATTTCCCCGAATTGATTTCCGGAAAAAAGAGCGCCGGAGATGACGCAGTCGGTTCCATTGCGCGTTCTATCGGACTCGAAGGAAAGACGTTCGCTTATTTTGAGGCGCTTGTTGCATATAATCAGGCAAAGATCCACGAACAGAGTCTGCGCGCCTGGGCCAGGCTCAACGACTTCAACCGGCGCAGCAGTGCAAGGCTCCTGATGCGCGACCAGCACGATTTTTACCGACAGTGGTACCACCATACCGTGCGGGAGCTCATCGTGATGAACGACATCGGCGGCGACTGGAAGCGCCTCGCTTCCCTCGTGGTCCCGGCGATAACGCCGCGGCAGGCAAAGGCATCGGTGAAACTGCTGTTGCGCCTGGGACTGGTGCAAAAGAAAGGAAAACGGTATGAATTGACTGACGCCGTGGTCACCAGCGGCGACGAGGTGAAGTCGGTCGCCGTGGCCGAGTTTCACCTGCAGAACCTCGACATCGCGAAAAAGGCCGTTAAGGAAATTCCCGCATCCGAACGTGACGTGAGCTGCGTGGCCGCTTCACTTTCGAAACAAGGGTATGCTGAAGTGAAAGAAGAAGTACGTAAATTCAGGGAAAAACTGGTGAGCATCGTGGAAAAGGACCGGGAGCAGGAACGGGTCTATCATGTCAACGTACAATTGTATCCGACAAGCGCGGCGGGCAAGGAGGAACATCGTCCATGA
- a CDS encoding DUF6178 family protein, producing MNHQNNASSLVALSVRDQAGALSLFNGLDTSQQRGLVHEACPEDKKELLFLAKDLSSLLDALPGRDVLLALAAATASEFDTLVERIGPEHLNFMLAMGCWRQGAIDDGRFLHWLEVLNTCDEAVAAKAVSNIEADFLAAALRPHFDVEGVFDEDNPDSRGEAEAFSFTPDYCRFDNDIVEDFMTRLFETDRTLFALVCHKRVYENPDEILESARLAYSLRLKKEGLPTYEEAVEVYEKGWDILQKADMVKKSSGKTVVSHGGTDLFLARVMDRIHRSGKGGPFLAHDFSGLLQKISIADGGEMDTIGRQRTVKKAELYASLGLENASKGDVGKGAELLLTNGITGFFKAGHDMISGLRERANQIVKYSGDGELDKIGMKERAVLENAALEMPRIMAENGKSRMLRTEKEYDLLMKAVETIGDTFSS from the coding sequence ATGAATCATCAAAATAACGCGTCATCTCTTGTCGCCCTTTCCGTCCGCGATCAGGCTGGGGCGCTTTCCCTGTTCAACGGCCTTGACACATCGCAACAACGCGGCCTGGTGCATGAGGCATGTCCCGAAGACAAAAAGGAATTGCTGTTTCTGGCAAAAGACCTTTCAAGCCTCCTCGACGCGCTTCCCGGCCGCGACGTGCTGCTCGCGCTGGCGGCCGCCACGGCGTCGGAATTCGACACGCTCGTGGAGCGCATCGGGCCCGAGCACCTCAACTTCATGCTCGCCATGGGCTGCTGGCGCCAAGGCGCCATCGACGACGGAAGGTTCCTGCACTGGCTCGAGGTACTTAACACATGCGACGAGGCCGTAGCGGCGAAGGCGGTTTCAAACATCGAGGCCGACTTCCTCGCCGCGGCGCTGCGGCCTCATTTCGACGTGGAGGGCGTTTTCGACGAAGACAATCCTGACAGCCGCGGCGAGGCCGAGGCGTTCTCGTTTACGCCCGATTACTGCCGCTTCGACAACGATATCGTGGAAGATTTCATGACCCGCCTGTTTGAAACCGACAGAACGCTTTTCGCACTCGTGTGCCACAAACGGGTCTATGAAAACCCGGATGAAATTCTCGAAAGCGCGCGGCTCGCCTATTCACTACGGCTGAAAAAAGAGGGGCTGCCCACATACGAGGAGGCCGTCGAGGTTTACGAAAAGGGATGGGACATTTTACAGAAGGCGGACATGGTAAAAAAGTCTTCCGGCAAAACGGTCGTTTCGCACGGCGGGACAGACCTTTTCCTCGCCCGCGTCATGGACCGCATTCACAGGTCCGGCAAAGGCGGACCGTTCCTCGCCCATGATTTTTCAGGCCTGTTGCAGAAAATCTCGATCGCGGACGGCGGCGAGATGGACACTATCGGCCGCCAGCGCACGGTGAAAAAAGCGGAATTGTATGCAAGCCTGGGCCTGGAAAACGCAAGCAAGGGAGACGTGGGAAAAGGGGCGGAGCTGCTATTGACAAACGGTATTACCGGATTCTTCAAGGCGGGACACGACATGATATCGGGCCTGCGCGAGCGCGCGAACCAAATAGTAAAATATTCAGGCGATGGCGAATTGGATAAAATCGGAATGAAAGAGCGGGCGGTGCTGGAAAACGCGGCGCTGGAAATGCCGAGGATCATGGCTGAGAACGGGAAAAGCAGGATGCTGCGGACGGAAAAGGAATATGACCTTTTGATGAAAGCCGTGGAAACTATTGGCGATACGTTTTCTTCTTGA
- a CDS encoding DNA alkylation repair protein translates to MTAQVITSIRSELKRSADPLVGKSFERFFKERARFYGVKSATVGKIARDTFKKIKDYEKKAKFSLIEELLKAKYVEEAMIGYEWAEKISKSFDEQDFSILESWLTRYVSNWAECDTLCNHAMGSFVDRFPAYVEKLKIWARSTNRWMRRGAAVTLILPARRGKFLKDVFDIADILLGDEDDLVQKGYGWLLKEASKLHRKEVFDYIMENKKAMPRTALRYAVEKMPEGLRKKAMDK, encoded by the coding sequence ATGACGGCCCAGGTGATTACCAGCATCCGAAGCGAGCTGAAACGCAGCGCCGATCCCTTGGTCGGAAAATCCTTCGAACGTTTTTTCAAGGAGCGTGCGCGATTTTACGGCGTCAAGTCGGCCACGGTTGGAAAAATCGCGCGCGACACTTTTAAGAAGATAAAGGACTATGAAAAGAAAGCGAAATTCTCGCTCATCGAGGAACTCCTTAAAGCGAAGTACGTTGAGGAGGCGATGATCGGTTATGAATGGGCAGAGAAAATCAGCAAATCATTTGATGAACAGGATTTTTCAATTCTCGAATCATGGCTTACAAGATACGTGAGCAACTGGGCGGAATGCGACACGCTGTGCAACCACGCGATGGGCTCGTTCGTCGACCGGTTTCCCGCCTATGTTGAGAAGCTCAAGATCTGGGCAAGATCAACGAACAGATGGATGAGGCGCGGCGCGGCGGTCACGCTCATCCTTCCCGCGCGGCGCGGAAAGTTCCTCAAGGACGTATTTGACATTGCGGACATTCTCCTGGGCGACGAGGACGACCTGGTACAGAAGGGCTACGGCTGGCTGCTCAAGGAGGCGAGCAAATTACACCGGAAGGAAGTGTTTGATTATATCATGGAGAATAAAAAGGCGATGCCGAGAACGGCGCTGCGGTATGCGGTGGAGAAAATGCCGGAGGGGTTGAGGAAAAAAGCTATGGACAAATAA
- a CDS encoding AgmX/PglI C-terminal domain-containing protein, producing the protein MKTIFTAAILVAAAIISGCASTKSPVIASAEARERYKAELDKYQKASFHQKRTTTYLKPTLDSLALKISAILNEPRIKPNVLARTISFYVFPSGRFITGDFTDFPQPDPKLVADTARYFTYYQPYYLLKTAIDSVTCLERTDSIPDYKPLLWLKGSIKNDSSGFIFTFKDTSCYVSNITGRRSRASIMRVVVKGLPDLRHAYNRELRTHPGLAGKITVKFAISESGDVIYSGIIPPQTTIDNTELQKAFTSIIKSFKFAKIDKPGDITEVEYPFNLSP; encoded by the coding sequence ATGAAAACGATCTTTACCGCCGCAATCCTTGTTGCCGCCGCCATTATTTCCGGATGCGCATCAACGAAAAGCCCGGTAATCGCCTCTGCCGAAGCACGGGAAAGGTATAAAGCTGAACTTGACAAATACCAGAAGGCATCGTTTCATCAAAAACGCACGACAACCTATCTTAAGCCGACGCTCGACAGCCTTGCCTTAAAAATAAGCGCCATTCTCAACGAGCCCCGCATCAAACCTAACGTCCTGGCCAGAACGATATCGTTTTACGTATTTCCATCAGGAAGATTTATAACCGGCGATTTCACCGATTTTCCGCAGCCGGACCCCAAACTTGTCGCTGACACCGCTCGGTATTTCACTTACTATCAGCCGTATTATCTTCTCAAGACGGCGATTGACAGCGTTACATGCCTCGAAAGAACCGATTCCATTCCCGATTATAAACCTTTGCTTTGGTTAAAGGGGTCGATTAAAAATGATTCCTCAGGATTCATTTTTACCTTTAAGGACACGTCCTGTTATGTGTCAAACATCACCGGCCGGCGCAGCAGGGCATCAATAATGCGGGTTGTCGTGAAGGGATTGCCGGACCTCCGGCATGCTTACAACCGGGAACTGCGCACTCATCCGGGCCTTGCGGGCAAGATAACGGTGAAGTTCGCCATCAGCGAATCCGGCGATGTCATTTATTCCGGAATTATTCCTCCCCAAACCACTATTGACAATACAGAACTTCAAAAAGCATTCACGTCAATCATCAAATCATTTAAATTCGCAAAAATCGACAAGCCTGGCGACATTACGGAGGTGGAATACCCGTTCAATTTGTCCCCGTAG
- a CDS encoding PilZ domain-containing protein gives MNEGRGQGKERRKHPRIKKKLRLVVHKKYFFFLWAGRNVGELVDISNGGAQINTKRVLEQGDRVVMSLQPRHFSPSVHFHGKVVWAKTRYHENIKYRQAGIQFRRIGRYQRRMLARLAKGAEAA, from the coding sequence ATGAATGAAGGCCGCGGCCAGGGAAAAGAACGCCGCAAACATCCACGGATCAAAAAAAAACTCCGGCTGGTGGTGCACAAGAAATATTTCTTCTTTCTCTGGGCCGGCAGGAATGTGGGAGAGCTGGTCGATATCAGCAACGGCGGCGCGCAAATCAACACGAAAAGGGTTCTGGAGCAGGGCGACCGCGTGGTGATGTCACTGCAGCCGAGACACTTCTCTCCTTCGGTGCACTTCCACGGCAAGGTGGTGTGGGCAAAAACGCGGTACCACGAAAACATCAAGTACCGACAGGCGGGCATCCAGTTCAGGAGAATCGGCCGTTATCAGCGCAGGATGCTGGCGAGATTGGCAAAAGGCGCCGAGGCGGCGTGA
- a CDS encoding DUF4982 domain-containing protein, which translates to MLLKKAFLSAIMVIFTAGIVLAEVYIGEPNNRVTINLGATPWKFVRNDVGGGPQNPGFDDAAWQTVGIPHTWSDTLCFLNMDAGGPGPGYDAATWYRKHFTLDNAYQGRKIFVEFRGAGIGAAVYINGTFIPGNSAYNPNATHVIAFIPFIVDITPYVTFGGADNVLAVKVSSTGGIYSDPGFAENFKYGMECVGLFRPVYMHICDKVYVPANVYSVVNNWGTYVAAVTATDASADVKILTHVKNESGAAANVTLTTKITDATHTVVWTQDQTQNIPVDSAFVFDQTATVANPHLWYPANSLFGKPYLYTVYHIVKVGGATADVFTTRLGIRVITWSADLPVINGHPHYLWGGASRYDYPGLGCAQTEEQQWRDAKFMADCGGSLWRPGHATASGEFTEGCDQFGVMIMQPSGDIEGTLNNPTAYQAGIKKEFHRDMIIRDRNNPSILGWEVSNGPFNVALEDTIRRSIDSVWDPVHTRAMSDRGYWNAVPQFTAGIVSTISCSFTGCEVAFHQQYPLIPSWGAEAWNYDARDFRFNYDNELNYASSYVQNWMSSKNAKCFGLTHWYMAETPGESGVGRSFGCSMMDFSRIPKMLYWIYQACWTNYAVKPVVKLAHHWNRSGAITENAFSNCPSVRLLINGVQQGTNQVPYSDTGNGTALLPHQCQWNVTWASGTVRAEGLDASGNVVCFDEKKTAGAAACVALTVEPPIVKPCDGDTFSIFANGSDAALILATIVDAQGNWCPTSQPNVTFSVSGPGNYRGGADNNTTGGQSQFYHSPGDHELTAEGGMCKVAVRSTFTPGTVTVTATSPGLCNGTATFTTVAVPNGGIVTAARTVRPLLSTLSASIITVGGAVRYFLSRPANLSVQVLDASGRAVLSVPRSLVSEGWHPLALRGATSATAKAFGVYFIRLSADDGFRYVKRVILLR; encoded by the coding sequence ATGCTGTTAAAAAAGGCCTTTTTATCCGCGATCATGGTGATTTTCACGGCCGGAATTGTCCTTGCCGAGGTTTACATCGGTGAACCGAACAACCGCGTGACGATAAACCTTGGCGCGACACCGTGGAAGTTCGTAAGAAACGACGTCGGGGGCGGGCCGCAAAATCCGGGCTTCGATGACGCGGCATGGCAGACCGTGGGCATCCCGCACACCTGGAGCGACACGCTTTGCTTTCTCAACATGGACGCCGGCGGGCCTGGTCCCGGATACGATGCGGCCACCTGGTACAGAAAGCATTTCACGCTCGACAACGCCTATCAGGGCAGGAAAATATTCGTTGAGTTCAGGGGTGCGGGCATTGGCGCGGCCGTGTACATCAACGGAACGTTCATTCCCGGTAACAGCGCATACAACCCGAACGCCACGCACGTGATCGCCTTTATCCCCTTCATCGTTGACATTACGCCCTACGTCACCTTCGGCGGCGCGGACAATGTGCTGGCCGTAAAAGTGAGCAGCACCGGCGGGATTTACAGCGACCCGGGCTTTGCGGAGAATTTCAAGTATGGCATGGAGTGCGTCGGACTGTTCAGGCCCGTTTACATGCACATCTGCGACAAGGTGTACGTTCCCGCCAACGTGTATTCGGTGGTCAACAACTGGGGCACCTATGTCGCGGCCGTCACCGCCACCGACGCCTCCGCCGACGTGAAAATACTGACCCACGTCAAGAACGAAAGCGGCGCCGCGGCGAACGTGACCCTCACCACGAAAATCACCGATGCCACGCATACCGTGGTGTGGACCCAGGACCAAACGCAGAACATTCCCGTCGACTCGGCCTTCGTGTTCGACCAGACCGCCACCGTGGCCAACCCGCACCTCTGGTATCCGGCCAACAGCCTCTTCGGCAAGCCCTACCTCTACACGGTTTATCATATTGTCAAGGTCGGCGGCGCCACCGCGGATGTCTTCACCACGAGGCTGGGAATACGCGTGATCACCTGGAGCGCCGATTTACCGGTCATCAACGGCCACCCGCATTACCTGTGGGGCGGCGCGTCGCGGTACGATTACCCGGGTCTCGGGTGCGCGCAGACCGAGGAACAGCAGTGGCGCGACGCGAAATTCATGGCCGACTGCGGCGGCAGCCTCTGGCGGCCCGGCCATGCCACGGCGAGCGGCGAGTTCACCGAGGGATGCGACCAGTTCGGCGTCATGATCATGCAGCCCAGCGGCGACATCGAAGGCACGCTCAACAACCCGACAGCATACCAGGCGGGGATCAAGAAGGAGTTCCACCGCGACATGATCATCCGCGACCGGAACAATCCCTCCATTCTCGGATGGGAAGTGAGCAACGGCCCCTTCAACGTGGCGTTGGAAGACACCATCAGGCGCTCCATCGACAGCGTGTGGGACCCGGTGCACACCCGCGCCATGTCCGACCGGGGGTACTGGAACGCCGTTCCGCAGTTCACCGCAGGGATCGTGAGCACCATTTCCTGTTCGTTTACCGGATGCGAAGTCGCGTTTCACCAGCAGTATCCGCTCATCCCGTCGTGGGGCGCAGAGGCGTGGAATTATGACGCCAGGGATTTCCGCTTCAATTACGACAACGAACTCAATTATGCCAGCTCGTATGTGCAGAACTGGATGAGCAGCAAGAACGCGAAATGCTTCGGCCTCACCCACTGGTATATGGCCGAAACGCCGGGAGAGAGCGGCGTCGGCCGGTCGTTCGGCTGTTCCATGATGGACTTCAGCCGCATTCCCAAGATGCTGTACTGGATCTACCAGGCGTGCTGGACGAACTATGCGGTCAAGCCCGTGGTGAAGCTCGCGCACCACTGGAACCGCAGCGGTGCGATCACCGAAAACGCGTTTTCCAACTGCCCGAGCGTACGGCTGCTGATCAACGGCGTCCAGCAGGGAACGAACCAGGTGCCGTATTCCGATACCGGAAACGGCACCGCGCTCCTGCCGCACCAATGCCAGTGGAACGTGACGTGGGCGTCGGGCACGGTGCGCGCCGAGGGACTTGACGCAAGCGGAAACGTGGTGTGCTTTGACGAGAAGAAGACCGCGGGGGCGGCCGCGTGCGTTGCGCTGACCGTGGAACCGCCCATTGTCAAGCCGTGCGACGGCGACACGTTCAGCATCTTTGCAAACGGTTCCGACGCCGCGTTAATCCTCGCCACCATCGTGGACGCGCAGGGCAACTGGTGCCCCACGTCGCAGCCCAACGTCACGTTCAGCGTGTCGGGCCCCGGCAATTACCGCGGCGGCGCGGACAACAACACCACCGGCGGGCAGAGCCAATTCTATCATTCGCCCGGCGACCATGAGCTCACGGCCGAGGGCGGCATGTGCAAGGTCGCGGTGCGCTCCACGTTCACGCCCGGCACGGTCACGGTAACGGCCACGTCGCCCGGTCTGTGCAACGGCACCGCGACGTTCACCACGGTCGCGGTGCCGAACGGCGGCATCGTGACCGCGGCACGCACGGTCAGACCGTTGCTTTCCACGCTTTCCGCCAGCATCATCACCGTGGGCGGCGCGGTGCGGTATTTCCTGAGCAGGCCGGCGAACCTTTCCGTCCAGGTGCTTGACGCGAGCGGAAGGGCCGTGCTCAGCGTCCCGCGGTCGCTGGTCTCCGAGGGATGGCACCCGCTGGCGCTCCGGGGCGCAACCAGCGCCACTGCAAAGGCGTTTGGCGTTTATTTCATCCGGCTTTCAGCCGATGACGGGTTCCGGTACGTCAAGCGTGTGATTCTGCTGAGGTAG